AGTAGAGATGCATTTGCTGCCTGTCTGATGGGGCCATGTTAGTCACCACCTGATGTCTTGCTTTAACTCTGACCTTAAGAATATAATTTCCAGCCTGAGTACaaaactccttaaatattatccttGCCTACAATTTGTCATGGTTCTGGTGACCTGGGTACTCCTGGTTCTCCACTGAGACTTTGCAGGCGCTCCTTCAGTGACTTGATATGCCTAGAATGGACCCGGGGATCCCCATAAAACTCTGTACCTCCTGTGCCCTCTGACACTTGGCATCACGAGTTACCTGGCTCATACATGCCAAAATGCCCGTTAATAAATGCCTTCAAGCAAGTGACCCCTGCCTGATTCCCACCATTGGAGGTGGGATGGTAAGATCAAAACAAATAAACGGGAACTTCCTGGCCAGCCCTGTGTAAACAAGAGGTTAAAGGGAGTTAACGCAACCTAGGAGCAAGCTTCTCTGGTGGCCACACAACCAGACTGGCCATTTGACTACCAACAAAATGGATCTGACGCTGCCACGCTGAGGGGGTTTCCTCCATCACAACTCTGCCATTAGCCAGCTGTGTCCAAAACTATCTCTCCTGTGTGGAACGGTGGTTCACTAGCACTATTCTGACTCCTGTCTCCTTTCCTGGCCAGGTACCATCACTTTCCTGGGGCTGTACCTCATGTTCGGATACGGCGCCTCGCTGCTGTGCAATCTCATTGGCTTTGTCTACCCAGCCTATGTTTCGTAAGTGGCAGCAGTCTGCGCGCCGCCTAGCACTGCGACTCCTTGCCTTTACGTGGGGGCGGAGGGCAGGGGCGTTAGTTTCACCACTGTGAACGTCCCTCTGGGGAGAGGGACCCAGCGGAAAGCAAAATGTTGTTGTGTTCACCTCCAACGTTGACGGGCAGAGCCTTCTGCTGGGCCAGCATGTTTTGATGAGCCCCACAAACTTGCTAAACTGATGATTATTTGCCTATTGGGTATGAAATGCTAAATACTCATTGTCCAGGGAGAACGTCCCACAACGTTATTTGAGTCCCAGATTTAGTCTCCATTACGTTTTTTGACAAAGATAGTTAGATAGAGGTGTGCTCAACTTGAGGCTGTCTTAAAGGGGCATGTTCTTCAGACACTGGATGCTCAGCAAAACCTCTGTGGGGCACCCAGAACTGACCCTCCCAACTCATTTagtaaggctgagattttcaaagcttaaCATGCCTGTCTTTAACACGCCTAAGCAGAGTAGAAGGTAGAACTGACCTGTCTCCTTTCTGCCCATAGCATCAAAGCCATTGAAAGCACCGACAAGGACGATGATACCGTGTGGCTCACATACTGGGTGGTATATGGAGTCTTCAATGTGGCAGAGTTTTTTTCCGACACCTTCCTCTACTGGTTCCCGTTTTACTATGCTGGAAAGGTAACGGGGGCACAGAGATCGGCTGCTGTCCTGTTTCTCTCTGTGATTTATCTTCTGGAGATAAAACCTTGGGTTACTGTGGAGTTGACCAATAGCACTGTAGGGTTGGggccaatctctctgtctctggtgTAACTGGAAGTCAATACCAGGGATGACTCTCTCCGTTGTGGGTGTCTAGAGGGTTGCTGTTTCTAGGCAGAGAGTCCAGCCTGAAGCTCACTGAACTTGGCAGAGACTCCTATCAAGTTCAATGGGTTTTAAAGAATAACCGTGGAAGCCTACCATGGTACCAGTGGTTGCTGAGCAGAGCCATGCTGGGATAAAAGTCACTGGCTCCTCTTGGAGGTGATTCTTCACCTAACTGGGTCTGAGCCCACCTAAAACTTAAACTGACACTTGTGTGAACCAAAACAGACCAAACAGTTTGTTTAGGTCTAGCTAGAGCCTCTtggctgctttcccctcattGTCCAGCTGGGCCAGCTGGGTGCTTCTCACTGAGGGTTTGTCCTGCTGACATCACCCGTGGCCAATTCTGTCCTTTAAAGCTGATGCACTGGAACAGTTTGTGAGGCCTCTGTCTTGCCACCTGACCTCTGGGTCTCTTCCAAACCTGGAGTGAgatgtctccttccctgcagtgccTGTTCCTGGTCTGGTGCATGGCACCTGTCTCCTGGAATGGCTCCCACGTGTTGTACCAAAAAGTCATCCGGCCCTTCTTCCTGAAGCACCACCGGATAGTAGACAGCGTGATCAGTGACCTGAGCGGCACAGCGCTCGACGCTGCTTCGACAGTCACCAGAGAAGGTATCGTGTCctattccctctctctctgttctggcCCGTGTTCTCAGTTGCCCAGTTCCTGTGCTTCGGGCAGCAATGGGGAGAAGGGCATTAAAACACCTTTTGTTCTCCTGTATTCTGGGACAGGGCCCTACCTGGCCAGGGTGTAAGTTAGAGCtgtctcagggctgctctaatttcgATATTGCTTCCCATTGCCCGTGtgtgtcctgggaagcagtgattagCTGTCATGCAAGGTATTCCAGCCATACCTCCAGTCTGCCCCTGTACTGGGAGCAGGGCCCTTACGCCAGCCTGGGAAACCCTCTGAGCTGGGAGTATTTTCAGAGGGCTGTTTGCACCCTGCTAGAGCGGCACAGCTGGAACTGCAAATCAGGCCCTCGTTCAGGACTAGACCATCCCGTTGGTGTCGCTGCAGGAACGTGCTCGCTCTCCACCCTTCTCTCGTCCATAACTTCATGGCCAGACAGAGCCTTGTCTCCTCTCCGCAGCAATACGATTTGGCTCGTAATCTCTTGCCtcttctccttttttctttctcttctcttctgcctttCTGCACAGTCCTCTCTACTCTGGCCGACAGCAGAGCCCGTCTGGTGTCCGAAGTGGCCACAGCTCAGCTTGTCTGTATGTAATAACCCATGTCGTTCACCCGGGGAGCAAAGGTCCGTTTAGCATGACTTCCCCTCTCAACACGTCATGTGGGCTGGACCAGGACACTTGCTCTTGGGTTTTAAAGGCAGCCAGTTCAAATCTTGGTGCAGTTTGGAGCAAAGCCCCATAGCATGTTCTTGGTTGAAGATGTGCCATGTCCTATCCCAGCGGCTTCTAGAATTTAGGGTGGGTGGTTCAGTGGCAGAGACTGCTCAGGGACTTGTTAATTGGCCCTAGAACCTCTCCAAtggctggttcaaatccagctgaAGATCAGTAAGGACCGAAACCTGGCTTAGTGGCCACCAAAATAAAAAGGCCCCTATCTTGTTGCCAGTGTattttcccccccttcccccaccccatagatttttaaagccagaggGACTGTTGCCAAACTGATTTGATCCCCAGCATAACACAGGCCCGACagtcacccagtgattcctgcattgtGCTCATTGCAGAAATCGCCCA
The sequence above is a segment of the Gopherus evgoodei ecotype Sinaloan lineage chromosome 22, rGopEvg1_v1.p, whole genome shotgun sequence genome. Coding sequences within it:
- the REEP6 gene encoding receptor expression-enhancing protein 6 isoform X2: MGSLQQRFQTFLDQPSLLTDLLGRLEARTGVKRYYLATGTITFLGLYLMFGYGASLLCNLIGFVYPAYVSIKAIESTDKDDDTVWLTYWVVYGVFNVAEFFSDTFLYWFPFYYAGKCLFLVWCMAPVSWNGSHVLYQKVIRPFFLKHHRIVDSVISDLSGTALDAASTVTREASKAAVNLGLESDKTK
- the REEP6 gene encoding receptor expression-enhancing protein 6 isoform X1 — translated: MGSLQQRFQTFLDQPSLLTDLLGRLEARTGVKRYYLATGTITFLGLYLMFGYGASLLCNLIGFVYPAYVSIKAIESTDKDDDTVWLTYWVVYGVFNVAEFFSDTFLYWFPFYYAGKCLFLVWCMAPVSWNGSHVLYQKVIRPFFLKHHRIVDSVISDLSGTALDAASTVTREVLSTLADSRARLVSEVATAQLVSSKAAVNLGLESDKTK